Within the Staphylococcus argenteus genome, the region AGAAATGAATTGTTCCATCTAAATCTACAAATTTCAAAGTTCCGTGTACTAAGAATGATGTTGCTAACATCCATCTAATTAAAAGCATTCCTAATTTCATATTTTCACCTCCAATTTTATTTTGTACTTAAAACATAGTCAAAATTATATTTGTAAACAACTCGAAAGTAAAGATTTTTTATAAAAATAATTATTAAATATTTATTAAATCTTCTTTTGTGTAGAGCAATTGTTGTAAAAAGGTGTTTAAGTAAGCAATGACTTTTTGTGCTTATAAATAAAAATTTATACATTATAGTCAGAACTTTAAAACTTAAACAATTTAACAATGAGAATGAACGACAGATTACAACAACACTTAATATTATCAACAACATTAAAAATTGATACATATTTAAATCATATCAACTATTTTTATATAGAATTAAGTGCAATGCAGTTATATAGAAGAATTAATTATAATGTTTTATAAGTAAAAATGATTACCATTTCATTAACTTATTTTTGTATTGAATGATAAAATTTATATATAGCGCGCTATATAATATGGTGGAGGTTAATGTGTGAGTAAGAAAGTTATTAGATTGATAGTTACTTTAATTGTTATAGTAATCATTGCTGCAGGATGCGGGAAAGATACAGATAAAAATGAAAAGGAAATGTTAACAATTAAAGATGCATTGGGGACAGAAAAAATTACGAAAAATCCTAAACGTATTGTCGTGTTAGAGTATAGTTTTGCAGATTATTTAGCTTCATTAAATGTAAAACCAGTGGGCATTGCCGATGATGGGAATGCTAAAAATATTACTAAAACAGTTCGAGATAAAATTGGAAAATATGAATCAGTTGGCTCTAGACCACAACCAAACCTGGAAATTATAAGCAAATTGAAGCCTGATTTAATCATTGCAGATGTTAGTAGACACAAAAAAATCAAGTCAGAATTAAATAAAATAGCACCGACAATTATGTTAGTTAGTGGTACTGGTGATTACAATGAAAATATAGATTCATTTAAAACGGTAGCAAAGGCAATAGGTAAAGAAAAAGAGGGCGAAAAAAGACTTGAAAAGCATGAAGAAATTTTGGCGGCAGTAAGAAAGAAAATCGAACATAGTTCATTGAAATCTGCTTTTGCCTTTGGTATTTCAAACACTGGGATGTTTATAAACAATGAAGATACATTTATGGGGCAATTTTTAATTAAAATGGGTATTAAACCTGAAGTTACGAAAGATAAAACTGCTCATATAGGTGAGCGTAAAGGTGGTCCATACATCTTTTTAAATAATGAAGAACTAGCAAATTTAAATCCTAAAGTTATGATACTTGCAACTAATGGTAAAACTGATAAAAATCGATCTAAATTTATTGAACCTAGTGTGTGGAATTCGTTACAAGCAGTTAAAGATCATAAAGTTTATGATGTGGATAGAAACAAGTGGATGCAATCAAGAGGGATTATTGCGAGTGAAAGTATGGCAGATGATTTAGAAAAAATCGTTGATAAAATAAAATAGAAAATTATAAAAACATAGTGTCGCTAAAATAACAAGCGACACTATGTTTTATTTATGTTGATTATCTGAAGAATGTGATGATTTACCTGACAATTTTTGTCGAATAAATTTAATGACATATCCAATTAGAATTGCTTTTGCAATTTTTTTGATGAATTGACGCATAGTTCAATACCTCATTTCCCTTAATGTTTATTTCTATATACCCATTTATAAATCATTTTTAAACCAATTATCTTAATAAGTTATTTTGGGAAAACAATATAGCCATCTTTATCAGCCTTTTTAGTAAAAATAATAATAATGGCGTGAATGATTGATATAATTGTAGGAATTCCTGTCCAGAAAAATAATAAATGTAACAAACCTTGACCAAATTTGTCAGCATAGAATTTATGAATCCCTAAACCTCCAAGAAATAACGCAACTATAACATAAATAGCTTTATTAACTTTCATACGCAAATCCTCCTTATTTATTATTTTACTTAATCTCACTTTAAAAACCAATCTTTCTATCATTGGGCAATTCAAAATTTCTGGAATTATAAGTATATCTTTTTTAAATAAGCTGTAATTTCTATATAATAAATATTAATAACATTTAAAGGGATGATATGAAAATGATTCGGCAAGCACGTCCAGGAGACCGATTTGAAATTGCAAAATTAGTTTATATGGTTTGGGAAGATATGGAATTGGATATGGTAAAAGCAGTGCCCAAAGATAAAATATTAACTGCAATAGAAAAAAAGCTGTGTTGATGTAAGATATCGTACATATTATGAGCATATATATGTTTATGAAGTTGATGGCAAAATAGCTGGTTGTATCATTAGTTATAATGGTAAATATGAATTGGAATATGAAAAAACATGGGAGCAGCTTAATTTACCTGAAGAGTTTCAACAATATGGGACACCACTACCTGTAAAAGAAGCAAAAGATGATGAATGTTATATTGAAACAATTGCAACATTTGAGAATTATAGAGGAAGAGGTATAGCTACGAAATTATTAACAAATCTACTTGAGTCAAACACAAATGTGAAATGGAGTTTGAACTGTGATGTTAATAATGAGGCAGCATTAAAATTATATAAAAAAGTAGGGTTTACATCTGATGGATATATAGAGCTTTACAAACATAAGTACCATCATTTAATTGTTAAATAAAAAAATCGACATATCGAATTTAAAATCGATATGTCGCGTAAAATCTTTCATTTAAATTCCAGCAAATATAGCACTAATATATATTCCTAATGCATATAGCACGCCAAAAAATGTGTTTGTTTTACCGGCAGCAGCCATTGCAGGCATCATTGTTGCTGGTGTATCATTCTTCTTGAAACGTCTGATAACCTTTACAGGCATTGGGAATGATAATAACGCAAGTAAGTAAAATAGTGAGCCTCCAGGCTTAACAATAATAGTTAGAACTATAAAAGCATAAGCGATAAAATACATAATTGCCATAAAGGCTAAAGATGCTTTTTTACCTAGTAATATTGGTAAAGTTTTACGACCGCTGGCTTTATCTTTAACACGGTCACGAATATTGTTAGCCATATTGATTAAACCGATTGTTATAACAATTGGAATACTTAACCAAATAGCATAATTTTGGATATTACCAGTTTGAATAAAGAATGCAATAACAATTATAAACATACCCATAAATACGCCTGAGAATAGCTCACCAAAAGGCGTCCAAGAAATTGGGAAAGGTCCACCTGTATATAGGTAACCAACTGCCATACATACTAATCCAACAGGTAACAACCAAAACGAAGTGTTAACAGCTAAAAAGATTCCTAATAAAGCTGCAACGATATAAAATGCAATGGCTAGGCGTAATACAAGTTGTGGGCTCATTCCATTACGTACTATTGCACCACCAATGCCTACGGATTCATGATCATCAAGGCCCTTTTTATAATCATAATATTCGTTAAACATATTTGTTGCAGCTTGAATAAGTAAGCATGCAAGTAACATGGCAACAAACAAAGTAATTTTGATATGATCTTCGCTACCAAGAAAATATATTTTAGATGCTGCGGTACCAACAAGAACGGGTACGACTGAAGCAGTTAATGTATGAGGACGCATTAAATGCCAATATTTCTTAACTGTAGAATATTGCTGATATTGATTACTCATTGAATACAAAACCTCTTTAAATCATATTTTTTATAACAAAGATATTTTAATAGAAAGTAGCACAAAGGTCAATTGACGTGAAAAATTGCAAGATAAGTTTAAGCAATTCTTGTAACACAATTATCCAAAAATGATACAATATAATAATGAGTGAAAAAAGACGAAGAAAGAAGTGAAATGGATGGCTACGGGCGTAACAGAGGACGATATTGTCAAAGAGATATATGACAGCTCTAAGGAATGGGTTTCAGTTGAAGTGAAATTATCACAGTCGCTAGACCCGAGCACATTATTTCATCTCACTGACAATGAGGCAGGAGATCGCTTTTATATGCGTTTGAATGATAATCAAACGTCATATTTTGGTTATAAAGCAATTCAATTATTTAAAAATAATTTTAAAAATAAACAATCTATTTTTAGAGAATGGGAAAAATTAAAGCACGAAATTGCATTTATTCATCCACAATCGGGAAGACATCATCTTCGAATTGTTGGAGGATTTCAATTTTCAAGTCATAAGTCTGATGATGAATGGCGTGAATTTGGATTAAATCATTTCGTTTTACCAGAAGTACTCATTACTACAGAGGACGAGGGTACATTTTTAACATATACAGTACAACGTGAAAATTTTGACATGGATTCATTCAAAGCGTTAGTTGAATTTTTTAATAATGCAATTGAAATAGATGTCGAAGATCAAAATGGGGAAATTATTCGTAACGAAGATATTTATAAAGATGACTGGCGTCAACTTGTTGAAGAAGCAATTGAGTCTATTAATAAAGAAGAAAAAATTGTGCTTGCTCGTAGACGATTAATTAAGTTTGATAAAGATATTAGTATTCCGTATATATTAAAACAGGCTTTTTCTAAAGAAAAAAATAGTTATATATTTTTATTAGAATCACAAGATTCAATTTTCTTTTCACAAACACCAGAACAATTGCTTAAAGTTAATAATCGAATTTTATCGACAAAAGCAGTTGCAGGTACAATTAAACGATCACATAACGAAGAAGAAGATAAAAAACATGTTGAAGCCTTTTTAAAAGATAATAAAAACTTAGTAGAACATCGATTTGTTGTAGAGAGCATCTTACATGATATTGAACCATATATCACAGAATTAGATTATGATAAGACACCTAAAATTCTTAAAAATGATCACTTATATCATTTGTATACTGAAATAAAGGCACCTTTAAAAGACGATTCATATATCGGTTTAATAGACAATTTACATCCAACACCAGCTTTAGGTGGTTATCCTAAAGCCTTTGCAATTGATTTTATTGAGCAAAAAGAATTTGGGACAAGAGGGTTATACGGTGCACCGGTTGGTTATATAGATATATATGATGATTGTGAGTTTATTGTAGCTATACGTTCGATGCTCATAAAAAAAACACAAGCAACATTATTTGCTGGGTGCGGTATTGTTAAGGATTCTGATCCAGACAGTGAATTAGCAGAGACGAATCTTAAATTCTCACCTATGATGAATGCATTAGGAGTCGATATGAATGGGAAATCATAAAGAAGCATTAACTAAGCAAGTATATACATTTGCATCTGAACTTTATGCTTATGGAGTAAGGGAAGTAGTCATCAGTCCGGGGTCACGTTCAACACCGCTTGCACTTGCATTTGAAGCACATCCAAATATTAAAACGTGGATTCATCCTGATGAAAGAAGCGCAGCATTTTTTGCAGTAGGATTAATCAAAGGTAGTGAAAGACCTGTTGCTATTTTATGTACTTCAGGCACGGCAGCAGCTAACTATACACCAGCCATTGCTGAAAGCCAAATTAGTAGAATACCATTAATTGTATTGACGAGTGATCGACCACATGAATTAAGAAGCGTTGGCGCACCTCAAGCAATTAATCAGGTTAATATGTTTAATAATTATGTGAGCTATGAATTTGATATGCCACTAGCCGATGATTCTAAAGAAACAATTGATGCAATTTATTATCAAATGCAAATTGCTAGTCAGTATTTGTATGGACCACATAAAGGACCAATTCATTTCAATTTACCATTTAGAGATCCATTGACACCAGACTTAACGACGACGGATTTACTAAAGTCAGAAATAAAGATTTTGCCACATTACCAAAAATGTATAAATGCAACAGCATTAAAAAATATTTTAAGTAAGCCAAAAGGTCTAATTATTGTAGGCGATATGCAACATCAAGAAGTTGATCAGATTTTATCATATTCAAAAATGTATGATTTGCCGATTTTAGCGGATCCACTAAGTCATTTAAGAAAATTTGATCATCCAAATGTAATCAGTACGTATGATTTATTGTATAGAAGCGGTTTAGAATTAAATGTCGACTTTGTTATACGTGTAGGTAAACCGGTCATTTCTAAGAAGCTGAATCAATGGTTAAAGAAAACGGAAGCATTTCAGATTTTAGTCCAAAATAACGATAAAATCGATGTATTTCCTATAGCACCAAATATTTCTTATGAGATTTCTGCGAATGATTTCTTTAGATCTTTAATGGATGATACAATAGTTGACCGAAAAGATTGGTTGGAATTATGGCGACATCTTGAGAGGAAAGCGCGTGTTGAGATTAACCAGTACCTTGAACATGCTACCGATGAAAGTGCTTTTGTTGGGGAACTGATTAATAAGACGTCAGATGCAGAAGCTTTGTTTATAAGTAATAGTATGCCGATTAGAGATATTGACAATTTATTGTTAAATAAAAATATTGATATTTATGCTAATCGTGGTGCAAATGGCATTGACGGTATTATTTCAACTGCTCTTGGAATGGCAGTACACAAACGTATAACATTATTAATTGGTGATTTATCTTTCTATCATGATATGAATGGACTATTAATGTCCAAATTAAATCATATTAACATGAATATTGTATTGTTGAATAATGATGGTGGTGGTATTTTCTCATATTTACCACAAAAAGATAGTGCTTCAGATTATTTTGAACGCTTATTTGGCACGCCTACAGGTTTAGATTTTGAGTATGCTGCGAAGTTATATGATTTTGGCTTTAAGCGATTTAAACATATTTCAGAATTTAAAAATGAAAAATTATCAAATGAAGATTCGACAATTTATGAAATGATTACAAATAGAGAAGTTAATTATGAGCAGCATCAAATTTTATATAAGAAATTGAGTGAAATGATTCATGCTACATTATAAATTTTACGAAGCGAAAGTCGATACGTCTCAAATATTAATATTGTTACATGGATTTCTAAGTGATAGTCGTACTTATCGTGACCATATAGAAACTTTCACTAATGCTTGTCATGTTGTGACTATAGATTTACCTGGGCATGGTGAAGATAAATCACCCACTGATGTTGATTGGAGCTTTGATTATATTACAGCATCATTAGATCAAATTTTAGAACAATTTAAAGATAAATCGATTTCAATGCTTGGTTATTCTATGGGGGGACGTGTTGCATTGTATTATGCATTACATGGTCGAATTAAATTATCGAAACTTATTTTAGAGAGTACATCACCTGGAATTAAGTTAGAAGCGGATCAAATAGAGCGACGTCTTATAGATGAAGCACGAGCAAAAGTATTAGAAATCGCAGGTATAGAAGTCTTTGTAAATGATTGGAAAAAATTACCGTTATTTCAAACACAATATCAATTATCTGAGGATAAACAACTTCAAATTAGAGAACAACGGCTATCTCAATCACCAATTAAAATGGCAAAAGCATTAAGGGATTATGGTACAGGTCAAATGCCTAATTTATGGTCACAAATAACTGAATTAAAAATGCCAGTATTAATCTTAGCAGGTGAGTATGATGAAAAGTTTGTACAAATAGCTGAAAAAATGGCAAATTTAATTTCGAATAGTAAATGTAAATTATTTTCTGCAGTAGGACATACAATTCATGTGGAAGATAATGTTGAATTTGATACAATGATATTAGGATTTTTAAAGGAGGAGCAAAATGACTAACAGACAATGGGAAACACTTAGAGAATATGATGAAATTAAATATGAATTTTACGAAGGGATTGCTAAAGTGACGATAAATCGTCCTGAGGTACGCAATGCATTTACGCCAAAAACAGTTGCTGAAATGATTGATGCATTTTCACGTGCACGTGATGATCAAAATGTTTCAGTTATCGTATTAACAGGTGAAGGTGATTTAGCATTCTGTTCTGGTGGAGATCAGAAAAAACGTGGCCATGGTGGTTATGTAGGAGAAGACCAAATTCCTCGCTTAAATGTATTAGATTTACAACGCTTAATTCGTATCATTCCAAAACCGGTTATTGCAATGGTAAAAGGTTATGCAGTAGGTGGCGGAAATGTACTTAATGTCGTATGTGATTTAACAATAGCTGCTGATAATGCAATCTTCGGCCAAACTGGACCTAAAGTAGGCTCATTTGATGCAGGTTATGGTTCAGGATATTTAGCTAGAATCGTTGGACATAAAAAAGCACGTGAAATCTGGTACTTATGTCGTCAATATAATGCACAAGAAGCATTGGATATGGGCTTAGTTAATACAGTTGTACCTTTAGATCAAGTTGAAGACGAAACAGTTCAGTGGTGTAAAGAAATTATGAAACATTCACCAACAGCTTTACGTTTCCTTAAAGCAGCTATGAATGCTGATACTGATGGTTTAGCTGGATTACAACAAATGGCAGGGGATGCAACTTTACTTTATTACACAACTGATGAAGCTAAAGAAGGTCGCGATGCGTTTAAAGAAAAACGCGATCCTGACTTTGATCAATTCCCTAAATTCCCATAAGTTATTTTGAAATTAAATTTAAGTCACTTGAGTTGCTAATTGGCGACATCAAGTGGCTTTTTTAATATTATTTGAAGGATAGTATGAGTAGAGAGTGTGACAGAAATCAATGTTCTAGGCACTACAATGTATTTTAGCGGGGCGCCAACACAGAGAAATTGGAACCCCAAATTCTACAGACAATGCAAATTGGCGGGGCTCAACATAGAAGATGCCGGAAAGTCAGCTGACATTAAAGTGCAAGTTGGCGGGGCGCCAACACAGAGAAATTGGGACCCTAAATTCTACAGGCAATGCAAGTTGGGGTTGGGGCGCCAACATAGAGAATTTCAGAAAGAAATTCTACAGGCAATGCAAGTTGGGGTTGGGGTTGGGGCCCCAACACAGAAGGTGACGGAAAGTCAGCTTACATTAATGTGCAAGTTGGGGTAGGACAGCAAGAATGAAATACTTGTTCTTTAGACATTAGTATTTCTTATACATGAGTTTTACTCATGTATTCCTATTTTTAAGTACACATTAGCTGTGGCTAATGTGTAAGAATCACTAAATAATAAATCACTAGTTGTTCTTTATTATCCTACTCCCTTTATCATTAGCAACAGTTTAGTCACAACAGAGAGTTTTGATAAATAAAAACGGGCTGGTGAGAAATTTAATTCTCTCCAACCCGCTAATGTATATATTAAATCATTTATTTTAAATTAATCTTTCATATAATATTGGTCTTGAAGTCCCAATGCCATCTTCAGATGAAGTTTGCATTAATATATGTTGTGAATCATCATAATCTAGAATATAAATGATTTGATCATGGTGTAAGGGTGAAAACTTAATTCTTTGATGGGCAGTATCAATAAAAAGTATACGATATTGATTTTGACTTGTATTATCACCATGTCTAATACAAATTGTTTTTTGTAATTGATGATTACTCCAATTACCAATGAATAAATTTATATTATTTTGTTCAAGGTGAGTCAAATTCGATTTGTCATAAATGAAATTTATAAATTGTAATTGATACATCGTTTTACCTACCTTTAACCAATATCAGTAACATTTTTTAATAACCGATCATTGAACCATACCAGTTGTAATCGCGGTTGAATGATAAGTGTAATAGACTAGAGTCAGCATCTTGAATTGACACTTCAGTATCCCAAGGATTCCAATAGATGATTTTTTCTTGGTCATTAATTTTAGCGTTACCTACAACTGCAAGAGCATGACCTAAATGCGGATCATTAGGATTTTGAGATACGCTTTGTGCAAGAATCATAATACCTACATTATCTTTAGTAAGTTGGTCAACTTGATTATATGATGGGACACCTTCTTGATAGTGAATATCTCTACCTTGTGATTTTCCAAATTCAATCATTTGATTAGGGAAAGTTGAACAATTTACAAGTTCTTCTTCACTCACATTTGGATATAATGTGCGCATAATATCATGTGCATTATAAGTGTCTGTGTTTTTAGTTGCATTTAATAATGCTGCCATACTGAAACCAGCACACCAAGTATTATCGAATTGTTGCTCTCTAATTTTGAAGTTTTTTAAAGTGTTTTCATATTGAACTTGATCCTCTTCATTTTGGATAGTTTCACTTTCTTCAATTTTAGAAGGAGTAACTGTTGCTTTCAAATCTTGTTTCAATTGTGGTGAAACAGTTTTACTACTTTCTTTTTCTTTTATATTATTAACTAAAGGCGTTGCTTTTACTAATCTAACTTTGCCATCTTCCTCAAAGTAAAAACCTTTTTCATCAGTAAGAACTGTGATATTAGTGTCTTTATCTTTAATTTCGTTTAATTCTTTAGCAATAAAGTTTGAAATTTTTACGCTATAATTTCTATCATCTTTTGATTTGTTTAAATCATCTTTGTTTTTAGGGCTTAATGTTAAAATGTAGACAATTTTGCCATCTTTTATGACTGGATAATAATAACTATTATCTTCCTCGCCATTAAATTTATATATTTTAAAAGCTTCACCAAGTTCGTATTTACTAGATTGTGTATTGTTTTGTTTATCTAAAGCTTTTGCATAACCAGAAAATTGTTGATGTGCTAAATCGTCAACTTTTTGTGGTACTTTATCACTTTTAACTTTGATTTCTAATTGCTTAGATTGTGAATCAGCTTTTGCATTATTGTTATTGGCAAATGCGCCTAGTGATAAAATAAGCAAGGAAATAAGAGCAATGCTTATAATATTGAATATTCTAGTTTTACATGAATTATTCATATAATAACCTCCTTTAGAGTCAAAATTTTATGCGTTGGAAAGTCTTTACTTCTATTATTATCAGTACTAATCAAGATTTAATTTATGCTGCATCTGGATTATCTGAGTTATTGTTATCGCCATTATCAGGGTTATTAGGTTGGTCAGGGTTGTTAGGATTGTCTGGGTTGTTAGGTTGATCAGGGTTGTTAGGTTGATCTGGATTATTTGGATTGTCTGGGTTATTTGGTTGGTCAGGATTATTGTTATCACTATCTGCAAAGTGAATATCTTGAATATTTTCTTTTAAGAAGTTACGTACATTTTCATTAATAAATACTGCGCCGTTAAATTCATTTGGCACGCCACCCCAATGAATTCCAATAACTTCATTTTTGTCGTTGAATACTGGTGAACCAGAGTTACCGCCAGTAGTACTTAAGTCATATTGCATTGCTTCGCCTTTTAAGTAAGTGATTTTTCCTTTACTTTCCCACATAGTCGCTACAGGTTTGTCTCCAGGATAACCAGTTACAGTAATTGGTTGGTTAACTTGTGTTTCTGCATTATTGCTCATTGTCGCTGGTTTAACTACTTCGCCGATATGTTGGTTCTTGTCATTTGGAGAGAATTTAACAATAGCTAAATCGCCTTCACCAGTATATTTAGTTATTTGTTCAGCTCTGAAACCACCGTTTGGATAATTATCTTGGCTTTTTGCAGAAGGGAAAGCTGTTAAAGCTTGAGGGTTACCATGTGTAGCGTCTACAACGTGTTTATTTGTTAAAAGTGTATCTTTACCTACTACTACACCTGAGGCAATAAATGTTCCAGTAGCTGATTCAACTTGAATAAAAGTAACAGGTGCATAATGTCCGTTAGTCGTATCTTCAATTTGATGACGGTCATTATTTGGTAAGATAACATTTGCATGTTCGCGTTGTTCAATTGGTTTCAAATTATTACCTTTTTGAATCTTAGGTGATTGTTGCTTATCTGATTGCGTCTGTTTTGCATGAGAATCTAGGGAATTAGAAGATAACGCATTTGCTGATGGG harbors:
- the menB gene encoding 1,4-dihydroxy-2-naphthoyl-CoA synthase, whose translation is MTNRQWETLREYDEIKYEFYEGIAKVTINRPEVRNAFTPKTVAEMIDAFSRARDDQNVSVIVLTGEGDLAFCSGGDQKKRGHGGYVGEDQIPRLNVLDLQRLIRIIPKPVIAMVKGYAVGGGNVLNVVCDLTIAADNAIFGQTGPKVGSFDAGYGSGYLARIVGHKKAREIWYLCRQYNAQEALDMGLVNTVVPLDQVEDETVQWCKEIMKHSPTALRFLKAAMNADTDGLAGLQQMAGDATLLYYTTDEAKEGRDAFKEKRDPDFDQFPKFP
- a CDS encoding ABC transporter substrate-binding protein; the protein is MSKKVIRLIVTLIVIVIIAAGCGKDTDKNEKEMLTIKDALGTEKITKNPKRIVVLEYSFADYLASLNVKPVGIADDGNAKNITKTVRDKIGKYESVGSRPQPNLEIISKLKPDLIIADVSRHKKIKSELNKIAPTIMLVSGTGDYNENIDSFKTVAKAIGKEKEGEKRLEKHEEILAAVRKKIEHSSLKSAFAFGISNTGMFINNEDTFMGQFLIKMGIKPEVTKDKTAHIGERKGGPYIFLNNEELANLNPKVMILATNGKTDKNRSKFIEPSVWNSLQAVKDHKVYDVDRNKWMQSRGIIASESMADDLEKIVDKIK
- the menH gene encoding 2-succinyl-6-hydroxy-2,4-cyclohexadiene-1-carboxylate synthase, translated to MLHYKFYEAKVDTSQILILLHGFLSDSRTYRDHIETFTNACHVVTIDLPGHGEDKSPTDVDWSFDYITASLDQILEQFKDKSISMLGYSMGGRVALYYALHGRIKLSKLILESTSPGIKLEADQIERRLIDEARAKVLEIAGIEVFVNDWKKLPLFQTQYQLSEDKQLQIREQRLSQSPIKMAKALRDYGTGQMPNLWSQITELKMPVLILAGEYDEKFVQIAEKMANLISNSKCKLFSAVGHTIHVEDNVEFDTMILGFLKEEQND
- the menD gene encoding 2-succinyl-5-enolpyruvyl-6-hydroxy-3-cyclohexene-1-carboxylic-acid synthase; the encoded protein is MGNHKEALTKQVYTFASELYAYGVREVVISPGSRSTPLALAFEAHPNIKTWIHPDERSAAFFAVGLIKGSERPVAILCTSGTAAANYTPAIAESQISRIPLIVLTSDRPHELRSVGAPQAINQVNMFNNYVSYEFDMPLADDSKETIDAIYYQMQIASQYLYGPHKGPIHFNLPFRDPLTPDLTTTDLLKSEIKILPHYQKCINATALKNILSKPKGLIIVGDMQHQEVDQILSYSKMYDLPILADPLSHLRKFDHPNVISTYDLLYRSGLELNVDFVIRVGKPVISKKLNQWLKKTEAFQILVQNNDKIDVFPIAPNISYEISANDFFRSLMDDTIVDRKDWLELWRHLERKARVEINQYLEHATDESAFVGELINKTSDAEALFISNSMPIRDIDNLLLNKNIDIYANRGANGIDGIISTALGMAVHKRITLLIGDLSFYHDMNGLLMSKLNHINMNIVLLNNDGGGIFSYLPQKDSASDYFERLFGTPTGLDFEYAAKLYDFGFKRFKHISEFKNEKLSNEDSTIYEMITNREVNYEQHQILYKKLSEMIHATL
- the sspA gene encoding Glu-specific serine endopeptidase SspA — translated: MKGKFLKVSSLLVATLTTLTLVNSPSANALSSNSLDSHAKQTQSDKQQSPKIQKGNNLKPIEQREHANVILPNNDRHQIEDTTNGHYAPVTFIQVESATGTFIASGVVVGKDTLLTNKHVVDATHGNPQALTAFPSAKSQDNYPNGGFRAEQITKYTGEGDLAIVKFSPNDKNQHIGEVVKPATMSNNAETQVNQPITVTGYPGDKPVATMWESKGKITYLKGEAMQYDLSTTGGNSGSPVFNDKNEVIGIHWGGVPNEFNGAVFINENVRNFLKENIQDIHFADSDNNNPDQPNNPDNPNNPDQPNNPDQPNNPDNPNNPDQPNNPDNGDNNNSDNPDAA
- a CDS encoding C47 family peptidase, with product MNNSCKTRIFNIISIALISLLILSLGAFANNNNAKADSQSKQLEIKVKSDKVPQKVDDLAHQQFSGYAKALDKQNNTQSSKYELGEAFKIYKFNGEEDNSYYYPVIKDGKIVYILTLSPKNKDDLNKSKDDRNYSVKISNFIAKELNEIKDKDTNITVLTDEKGFYFEEDGKVRLVKATPLVNNIKEKESSKTVSPQLKQDLKATVTPSKIEESETIQNEEDQVQYENTLKNFKIREQQFDNTWCAGFSMAALLNATKNTDTYNAHDIMRTLYPNVSEEELVNCSTFPNQMIEFGKSQGRDIHYQEGVPSYNQVDQLTKDNVGIMILAQSVSQNPNDPHLGHALAVVGNAKINDQEKIIYWNPWDTEVSIQDADSSLLHLSFNRDYNWYGSMIGY
- a CDS encoding TM2 domain-containing protein; the protein is MKVNKAIYVIVALFLGGLGIHKFYADKFGQGLLHLLFFWTGIPTIISIIHAIIIIFTKKADKDGYIVFPK
- a CDS encoding isochorismate synthase yields the protein MYDSSKEWVSVEVKLSQSLDPSTLFHLTDNEAGDRFYMRLNDNQTSYFGYKAIQLFKNNFKNKQSIFREWEKLKHEIAFIHPQSGRHHLRIVGGFQFSSHKSDDEWREFGLNHFVLPEVLITTEDEGTFLTYTVQRENFDMDSFKALVEFFNNAIEIDVEDQNGEIIRNEDIYKDDWRQLVEEAIESINKEEKIVLARRRLIKFDKDISIPYILKQAFSKEKNSYIFLLESQDSIFFSQTPEQLLKVNNRILSTKAVAGTIKRSHNEEEDKKHVEAFLKDNKNLVEHRFVVESILHDIEPYITELDYDKTPKILKNDHLYHLYTEIKAPLKDDSYIGLIDNLHPTPALGGYPKAFAIDFIEQKEFGTRGLYGAPVGYIDIYDDCEFIVAIRSMLIKKTQATLFAGCGIVKDSDPDSELAETNLKFSPMMNALGVDMNGKS
- a CDS encoding cysteine protease inhibitor staphostatin B, with the protein product MYQLQFINFIYDKSNLTHLEQNNINLFIGNWSNHQLQKTICIRHGDNTSQNQYRILFIDTAHQRIKFSPLHHDQIIYILDYDDSQHILMQTSSEDGIGTSRPILYERLI
- a CDS encoding SAR1012 family small protein, coding for MRQFIKKIAKAILIGYVIKFIRQKLSGKSSHSSDNQHK
- a CDS encoding 1,4-dihydroxy-2-naphthoate polyprenyltransferase — encoded protein: MSNQYQQYSTVKKYWHLMRPHTLTASVVPVLVGTAASKIYFLGSEDHIKITLFVAMLLACLLIQAATNMFNEYYDYKKGLDDHESVGIGGAIVRNGMSPQLVLRLAIAFYIVAALLGIFLAVNTSFWLLPVGLVCMAVGYLYTGGPFPISWTPFGELFSGVFMGMFIIVIAFFIQTGNIQNYAIWLSIPIVITIGLINMANNIRDRVKDKASGRKTLPILLGKKASLAFMAIMYFIAYAFIVLTIIVKPGGSLFYLLALLSFPMPVKVIRRFKKNDTPATMMPAMAAAGKTNTFFGVLYALGIYISAIFAGI